In Halorientalis sp. LT38, a genomic segment contains:
- the nrfD gene encoding NrfD/PsrC family molybdoenzyme membrane anchor subunit has translation MSTDVTDVGEDTLVRPIESTSKKYVLALLVALAAIGVWLFFYVQQLQEGLIVTNLADWGSGGGVPWGLYIGAFIWWVGIAHGGIILSAAVRLIGLDTYQPVARMAELLTIAALTCAGLYILIHVGRPDRLVTSVLPAWPWRVQWSPLAWDVTVITAYFVLTATYLLLTIRYDIHRLRDRLPDRFEPIYKLLMIGYSETEDRIVERMVWWIAFAIIIMAPLLLHGGVIPWLFSTLPSMAGWAGGVQGPSFLSIALTSAVSGIIIIAAMFRWVYGWEDLIPLEVFQGLAKWLGFFSVIFLWLQLQQVLTGIFAAPTTLQHATEVKISTPLYWVALGLVGITLLYIFASALKPHLFSIRAMVGFSVAVLVGTLIEKTLFVVEGLQHAHFALYEGVPGAYVPSAVELSSLLGTVGIVVLFFLLISKVIPVVELHAIEEHDDGGDH, from the coding sequence GTGAGCACCGACGTGACCGACGTCGGCGAGGACACGCTCGTCCGCCCGATAGAGTCCACGTCGAAGAAGTACGTCCTGGCGCTGCTGGTCGCGCTGGCGGCCATCGGCGTCTGGCTGTTCTTCTACGTCCAGCAGCTCCAGGAGGGGCTGATCGTCACGAACCTCGCCGACTGGGGGTCGGGCGGCGGCGTCCCCTGGGGCCTCTACATCGGCGCGTTCATCTGGTGGGTCGGCATCGCCCACGGCGGGATCATCCTGTCGGCGGCGGTCCGGCTCATCGGTCTCGACACCTACCAGCCGGTGGCCCGGATGGCCGAACTGCTGACCATCGCCGCGCTGACCTGTGCCGGCCTGTACATCCTGATCCACGTCGGTCGGCCCGATCGGCTGGTCACGAGCGTCCTGCCCGCGTGGCCCTGGCGCGTCCAGTGGTCGCCGCTGGCCTGGGACGTCACCGTCATCACGGCCTACTTCGTGCTGACGGCGACCTACCTGCTACTCACCATCAGGTACGACATCCACCGGCTCCGGGATCGGCTCCCCGACCGCTTCGAGCCGATCTACAAGCTGCTGATGATCGGCTACAGCGAGACGGAGGATCGGATCGTCGAGCGGATGGTCTGGTGGATCGCGTTCGCGATCATCATCATGGCCCCGCTCTTGCTCCACGGCGGCGTCATTCCGTGGCTGTTCTCGACGCTGCCCTCGATGGCCGGCTGGGCCGGCGGGGTGCAGGGCCCATCCTTCCTCTCGATCGCCCTCACCTCGGCGGTCTCCGGCATCATCATCATCGCCGCGATGTTCCGCTGGGTCTACGGCTGGGAGGACCTCATCCCGCTCGAGGTGTTCCAGGGGCTGGCCAAGTGGCTCGGCTTCTTCAGCGTGATCTTCCTGTGGCTCCAGCTGCAGCAGGTGCTGACGGGCATCTTCGCCGCGCCGACGACGCTCCAGCACGCGACGGAGGTCAAGATCAGCACGCCGCTGTACTGGGTCGCGCTCGGCCTGGTGGGAATCACGCTGCTGTACATCTTCGCGTCGGCACTGAAGCCCCACCTGTTCAGCATCAGGGCGATGGTCGGCTTCTCGGTCGCCGTCCTCGTCGGCACGCTGATCGAGAAGACGCTGTTCGTCGTCGAGGGGCTCCAGCACGCCCACTTCGCGCTGTACGAGGGCGTCCCCGGTGCCTACGTCCCCTCGGCCGTCGAACTGTCGTCGCTGCTCGGTACCGTCGGGATCGTCGTTCTCTTCTTCCTGCTGATCTCGAAGGTGATCCCGGTGGTCGAACTGCACGCGATCGAGGAGCACGACGACGGAGGTGACCACTGA
- a CDS encoding elongation factor 1-beta encodes MGKVAAKIKVMPQSPDVDLDALQERLEQSLPEGAKINGIERDDVAFGLVALFPTVVVPDDAGGTEAVEEAFAEVDGVESVSVDSVGRL; translated from the coding sequence ATGGGAAAAGTTGCAGCCAAGATCAAGGTCATGCCGCAGAGCCCGGACGTCGATCTCGACGCCCTCCAGGAACGTCTCGAACAGTCCCTCCCCGAGGGAGCGAAGATCAACGGCATCGAGCGCGACGACGTCGCCTTCGGCCTCGTCGCCCTCTTCCCGACCGTCGTCGTCCCCGACGACGCAGGCGGGACCGAAGCCGTCGAGGAGGCCTTCGCCGAAGTCGACGGCGTCGAATCCGTCTCCGTCGACTCCGTCGGTCGCCTGTAG
- a CDS encoding 50S ribosomal protein L21e codes for MPNSHGPLKNTRNKLSNDPRDRGTSPPQRSVQQFEDGQSVHLKIDPSVDDGRFHPRFNGLTGTIAGKQGEAYKVLVDDQGKEKTLITKPAHISLQE; via the coding sequence ATGCCCAATTCGCACGGTCCGCTCAAGAACACGCGGAACAAGCTCTCGAACGACCCCCGCGACCGGGGAACCTCCCCGCCCCAGCGCTCCGTCCAGCAGTTCGAGGACGGCCAGTCCGTCCACCTGAAGATCGACCCGTCGGTCGACGACGGTCGCTTCCACCCGCGATTCAACGGGCTCACCGGCACGATCGCCGGGAAACAGGGCGAGGCCTACAAGGTCCTGGTCGACGACCAGGGCAAGGAGAAGACGCTCATCACGAAGCCCGCCCACATCTCGCTCCAGGAATGA
- a CDS encoding RNA polymerase Rpb4 family protein gives MTIFKEKVGEEYLTLAETKEILEGLEKERAADEEREMRYELARAIEHVNRFATLEPEESREFVEELLEQEKVDEATAYKIANTTPRDRDELRAIYAQERFSLSGEELDDILDVVAKYV, from the coding sequence ATGACGATCTTCAAGGAGAAGGTCGGAGAGGAGTACCTGACCCTCGCCGAGACCAAGGAGATCCTCGAGGGCCTGGAGAAAGAACGTGCCGCCGACGAGGAGCGCGAGATGCGTTACGAGCTGGCGCGAGCCATCGAGCACGTCAACCGCTTCGCCACGCTCGAGCCCGAGGAGTCCCGCGAGTTCGTCGAGGAACTGCTCGAACAGGAGAAAGTCGACGAGGCGACCGCCTACAAGATCGCCAACACGACGCCGCGTGACCGCGACGAACTCCGCGCCATCTACGCCCAGGAGCGCTTCTCGCTTTCGGGCGAGGAACTCGACGACATCCTCGACGTCGTCGCGAAGTACGTCTAA
- a CDS encoding DUF2391 domain-containing protein: protein MADHTDRAVADDHTGEDADEFDPDERHAGEGATADDEPPTLGDLLDELDAYQESLTDTERRERISEIIETATEVEEPAVFGRTIVGFDRADLMEATLGALLFGIPMMVEGGTQEVGAFVASHPVFLVGTLGFAVAMAIGILYVADFQDVRVRNPILGIVPRRLVGVVGVSLLLSLAMSTAWGRVDWAEPWLAFCICVVAFVPMVIGAALGDILPGS, encoded by the coding sequence ATGGCGGACCACACCGATCGAGCGGTCGCCGACGATCACACGGGCGAGGACGCCGACGAGTTCGATCCCGACGAGCGGCACGCGGGCGAGGGGGCCACGGCGGACGACGAACCGCCGACGCTGGGCGACCTGCTGGACGAACTCGACGCCTACCAGGAGTCGCTGACCGACACGGAGCGCCGCGAGCGGATCTCGGAGATCATCGAGACCGCGACCGAGGTGGAAGAGCCAGCGGTGTTCGGCCGGACGATCGTCGGCTTCGACCGCGCCGACCTGATGGAGGCGACGCTCGGCGCGCTGCTGTTCGGGATCCCGATGATGGTCGAGGGCGGCACCCAGGAGGTCGGCGCGTTCGTCGCCTCCCACCCGGTCTTCCTGGTGGGGACACTCGGCTTCGCCGTCGCGATGGCCATCGGCATCCTCTACGTCGCGGACTTCCAGGACGTCCGGGTCCGCAATCCGATCCTGGGTATCGTGCCCCGTCGACTCGTCGGGGTGGTGGGGGTCTCCCTGCTGCTCTCGCTCGCCATGAGCACCGCCTGGGGGCGCGTCGACTGGGCCGAGCCCTGGCTAGCGTTCTGTATCTGCGTCGTCGCCTTCGTCCCGATGGTCATCGGGGCGGCCCTGGGCGACATCCTTCCGGGGTCGTGA
- a CDS encoding Mrp/NBP35 family ATP-binding protein — protein sequence MTLTETELRDELATVEDPQNDDDIVSMGLVNDVRIDGDTASVSLAFNAPYSPAEIDIGNAIRDVIEDAGLEPELSARVEADHGFDESILPGVKNVIAVASGKGGVGKTTVAANLAAGLNDRGARVGILDADVHGPNVPRILPTEDEPGVTPEEEIVPPRSDGVMVMSTDHLMPDNDDPAILRGPMVNNVMMKLINEVQWGRLDYLVVDLPPGTGDASLNLLQTLPVAGVVIVTTPQEMAVADARKGLRLFDEHDTPVLGVVENMSGYHCPNCEDTHEVFGSGGADEIRDDYDVPVLSKLPVHPDFDSAESHGPTIRNGDSAIQDDLFEFVDSVSDRVGAINRRTVAEHVGTAEVEGETIPTDAESA from the coding sequence ATGACGCTCACCGAAACCGAACTGCGCGACGAGCTCGCGACCGTCGAGGACCCCCAGAACGACGACGACATCGTCTCCATGGGCCTCGTGAACGACGTCCGGATCGACGGCGATACCGCCTCCGTGTCGCTCGCGTTCAACGCCCCGTACTCACCGGCCGAGATTGACATCGGCAACGCGATCCGCGACGTGATCGAAGACGCCGGCCTCGAACCCGAACTGAGCGCCCGCGTCGAGGCCGACCACGGCTTCGACGAATCGATCCTGCCGGGCGTGAAGAACGTGATCGCCGTCGCCTCCGGCAAGGGCGGCGTCGGCAAGACCACCGTCGCGGCCAACCTCGCGGCCGGCCTCAACGACCGCGGGGCGCGCGTCGGCATCCTCGACGCCGACGTCCACGGCCCGAACGTCCCGCGCATCCTCCCGACGGAGGACGAACCGGGCGTCACGCCCGAGGAAGAGATCGTCCCACCGCGATCGGACGGCGTGATGGTGATGAGCACCGACCACCTCATGCCGGACAACGACGACCCCGCCATCCTCCGCGGACCGATGGTCAACAACGTGATGATGAAGCTGATCAACGAGGTCCAGTGGGGTCGCCTGGACTACCTCGTCGTCGACCTCCCGCCGGGGACCGGCGACGCCTCGCTCAACCTGCTCCAGACGCTGCCCGTCGCCGGCGTCGTCATCGTCACCACGCCCCAGGAGATGGCCGTCGCGGACGCCCGGAAGGGCCTCCGGCTGTTCGACGAACACGACACGCCGGTCCTGGGCGTCGTCGAGAACATGAGCGGCTACCACTGTCCGAACTGCGAGGACACCCACGAGGTGTTCGGTTCCGGTGGGGCCGACGAGATCCGCGACGACTACGACGTGCCCGTCCTGTCGAAACTGCCCGTCCACCCGGACTTCGACAGCGCCGAGAGCCACGGGCCGACGATCAGGAACGGGGACAGCGCGATCCAGGACGACCTCTTCGAGTTCGTCGATTCGGTCTCCGATCGGGTGGGCGCCATCAACCGCCGCACGGTCGCCGAACACGTCGGGACCGCCGAGGTGGAAGGCGAGACCATCCCGACCGACGCCGAATCGGCCTGA
- a CDS encoding mechanosensitive ion channel family protein, with amino-acid sequence MSALLIDGVQNAFVSRTSRLLASLAVLLGLAAVGLAIRRVGPLLERRFSADDTDAIQAVAFSLAAAAASAFLVIVWHAVDDVETSFETVKVGPTQGVLALVGVLTLIVAYTITRVSKGLLETRGGDVLTAHRREVIHHLIQLAVYLFAAVFVMSLAGVNPGDLLVGAGVIGLVVGLAARQTLGAVLAGFVLIFARPFEVGDWIVVEDREGVVTDVSLFNTRLRTYDDEHVLLPNDEVTATQVVNRSKSGRLRVSVEVGVDYDADVTRAAEVAEQAMRDCEVKPLLTQPEPVVVGKQFDDSAVILECRFWISNPSAPRKWQTQTAVIEAIKNAFDAEGIKIPFPQRELLGREEDGGLRLAGNGVDVATGDSGSSDTDGDSVSVDGERSSVESQRASTNGDEAEDPQTDGESADGQSASGSGSESESESGSEGR; translated from the coding sequence GTGAGCGCCCTCCTGATCGACGGGGTCCAGAACGCGTTCGTCTCGCGGACGAGCCGGCTGCTGGCGAGCCTGGCCGTCCTGCTCGGGCTGGCGGCGGTCGGCCTGGCGATCCGTCGGGTGGGGCCACTGCTCGAACGGCGGTTCTCAGCGGACGACACGGATGCGATCCAGGCCGTCGCCTTCAGCCTCGCAGCGGCGGCGGCCAGCGCGTTCCTGGTGATCGTCTGGCACGCCGTCGACGACGTCGAGACGAGTTTCGAGACGGTCAAGGTCGGCCCCACACAGGGCGTCCTGGCGCTGGTCGGCGTGCTGACGCTGATCGTGGCCTACACGATCACGCGCGTCAGCAAGGGGCTGCTGGAGACCCGGGGCGGCGACGTGCTCACGGCCCACCGGCGCGAGGTGATCCACCACCTCATCCAGCTTGCGGTCTACCTCTTCGCGGCCGTGTTCGTCATGTCGCTGGCCGGCGTCAACCCAGGGGACCTGCTGGTCGGGGCTGGCGTCATCGGTCTCGTGGTCGGCCTCGCTGCACGGCAGACCCTCGGCGCGGTGCTCGCCGGCTTCGTCCTCATCTTCGCCCGGCCGTTCGAGGTGGGCGACTGGATCGTCGTGGAGGACCGCGAGGGCGTCGTGACCGACGTCTCGCTGTTCAACACCCGCCTGCGGACCTACGACGACGAACACGTCCTGCTCCCGAACGACGAGGTGACCGCTACCCAGGTCGTCAACCGCTCGAAGTCGGGGCGGCTCCGGGTGTCCGTCGAGGTCGGTGTGGACTACGACGCGGACGTGACGCGCGCGGCCGAGGTCGCCGAGCAGGCCATGCGCGACTGCGAGGTGAAGCCGCTGCTCACCCAGCCCGAACCCGTCGTCGTCGGCAAGCAGTTCGACGACTCCGCGGTGATCCTTGAGTGTCGGTTCTGGATCTCGAACCCGAGCGCGCCGCGCAAGTGGCAGACCCAGACGGCGGTCATCGAGGCCATCAAGAACGCCTTCGACGCCGAGGGGATCAAGATCCCCTTCCCCCAGCGGGAACTGCTCGGCCGCGAGGAGGACGGCGGCCTCCGCCTCGCGGGCAACGGCGTCGACGTGGCGACCGGCGACTCCGGGTCAAGCGACACCGACGGCGACTCGGTGTCCGTGGACGGCGAGCGGTCCTCGGTGGAGAGCCAACGGGCCTCGACGAACGGCGACGAGGCCGAGGACCCGCAAACCGATGGGGAATCCGCGGACGGACAGTCGGCGTCGGGATCGGGGTCGGAGTCGGAGTCGGAATCGGGGTCGGAGGGGCGATGA
- a CDS encoding thiolase domain-containing protein, translated as MRDAYLIGAGQSDYGSFPEESYRSLFRTAFENARESVPDGIEPGDVDEAVVGTLGVGGRQLGLSGPAVTEHVGLHGIPVTRVENACAASGYSVRQGVQAIRSGMADVVLASGVEIMTDVSGDAVRYWLGVSGETEWERLSGTTFAGVYAQMASRHMREYGTTREQLSHVAVKNHENGAKNPHAQLGFECSLEDAMDAPTVADPLNLYHCCPTTDGAACVLLASEDVVENYTDDPIRVAGVGAGSDRVGLFQRDTYTSVPASQYAADRAYEMAGYGPDDLDFAEVHDCFAIAELMAYADLGLCEPEEAGEFVASGKTKRDGEMPVNTSGGLKSKGHPIGATGAGQVVEAFKQLTGQAGERQLDDPQIGLTHNVGGSGGAAVVHVFERGMGGDAA; from the coding sequence ATGCGAGACGCCTACCTCATCGGGGCTGGCCAGTCGGACTACGGCTCCTTCCCCGAGGAAAGCTACCGATCGCTGTTCCGGACGGCGTTCGAGAACGCCCGCGAGAGCGTTCCCGACGGCATCGAACCGGGAGACGTGGACGAGGCCGTCGTCGGCACCCTCGGCGTCGGCGGGCGACAGCTCGGACTGTCCGGCCCCGCCGTCACCGAGCACGTCGGCCTCCACGGCATCCCCGTCACGCGCGTCGAGAACGCCTGCGCGGCCTCCGGTTACTCCGTCCGGCAGGGCGTCCAGGCCATCCGCAGCGGGATGGCGGACGTGGTGCTGGCGAGCGGCGTCGAGATCATGACCGACGTCTCCGGCGACGCCGTGCGCTACTGGCTCGGCGTGTCGGGGGAAACGGAGTGGGAGCGCCTCTCGGGCACCACCTTCGCCGGCGTCTACGCCCAGATGGCCAGCCGCCACATGCGCGAGTACGGCACCACCCGGGAGCAACTCTCCCACGTCGCCGTCAAGAACCACGAGAACGGGGCGAAGAACCCCCACGCGCAACTGGGCTTCGAGTGCTCGCTCGAGGACGCCATGGACGCGCCCACGGTCGCCGACCCCCTCAATCTCTATCACTGCTGTCCGACGACCGACGGCGCGGCCTGCGTCCTGCTCGCCAGCGAGGACGTCGTCGAGAACTACACCGACGACCCGATCCGCGTCGCCGGCGTCGGCGCCGGGAGCGACCGCGTGGGCCTCTTCCAGCGCGACACCTACACCTCGGTGCCGGCATCGCAGTACGCCGCCGACCGGGCCTACGAGATGGCCGGGTACGGCCCCGACGACCTCGACTTCGCCGAGGTCCACGACTGCTTCGCCATCGCGGAACTCATGGCCTACGCCGACCTCGGCCTGTGCGAACCGGAGGAGGCCGGCGAGTTCGTCGCCAGCGGGAAGACGAAACGGGACGGCGAGATGCCGGTCAACACCTCCGGCGGCCTCAAGTCGAAGGGCCACCCCATCGGTGCGACCGGGGCCGGTCAGGTCGTCGAGGCGTTCAAACAGCTCACCGGGCAGGCCGGCGAGCGGCAACTGGACGACCCGCAGATCGGGCTGACGCACAACGTCGGCGGCTCCGGTGGTGCGGCGGTCGTCCACGTCTTCGAACGAGGTATGGGAGGTGATGCGGCATGA
- a CDS encoding 16S ribosomal RNA methyltransferase A, with product MTGGPADDAAPTAGERDPDALLARAGVRGDPARDQHFLVDDRVLDRLPGYATEIDADLRHVLEIGGGTGALTDRLLAVADRVTVVERDPDLAAFLREEFADAIRDHRLTVIEGDALDVDLPDFSLSVSNLPYGASSEIAFRLLPHDRPLVLMFQQEFAERMAAEPGTDEYGRLSVTAGHYADVEVVEPVPPGAFSPPPAVDSAVVRTRPRDPEYDVPNDDFFLDFVTAVFTQRRKTMRNAVRNTAHISGLGDPDAVVDAADEDLMGMRAGNVTPAQFAELATLAWEVGEPT from the coding sequence ATGACCGGTGGCCCCGCAGACGACGCCGCGCCGACGGCCGGCGAACGCGACCCCGACGCCTTGCTCGCCCGCGCCGGCGTGCGCGGCGACCCCGCCCGGGACCAGCACTTCCTCGTCGACGACCGCGTCCTCGACCGCCTCCCCGGATACGCCACGGAGATCGACGCCGACCTGCGCCACGTCCTCGAGATCGGCGGCGGGACCGGCGCGCTGACCGATCGCCTCTTGGCCGTCGCCGACCGCGTGACCGTCGTCGAACGGGACCCCGACCTCGCCGCCTTCCTCCGCGAGGAGTTCGCGGACGCGATCCGCGACCACCGACTGACCGTGATCGAGGGGGACGCCCTCGACGTCGACCTGCCCGACTTCTCCCTCTCGGTCTCGAACCTGCCGTACGGGGCGTCGAGCGAGATCGCGTTTCGCCTGCTGCCCCACGACCGGCCGCTCGTGCTCATGTTCCAGCAGGAGTTCGCCGAGCGGATGGCCGCCGAGCCGGGAACCGACGAGTACGGCCGGCTCTCGGTGACCGCGGGCCACTACGCCGACGTCGAGGTCGTCGAGCCGGTGCCGCCGGGTGCGTTCTCGCCGCCGCCCGCGGTCGACAGCGCCGTGGTGCGGACCCGGCCGCGCGACCCCGAGTACGACGTCCCGAACGACGACTTCTTCCTCGACTTCGTGACTGCCGTGTTCACCCAGCGCCGGAAGACGATGCGCAACGCCGTCCGGAACACGGCCCACATCTCGGGGCTGGGGGACCCCGACGCGGTCGTCGACGCCGCCGACGAGGACCTGATGGGAATGCGTGCCGGGAACGTCACGCCCGCCCAGTTCGCCGAACTGGCCACTCTGGCGTGGGAGGTGGGTGAGCCGACGTGA
- a CDS encoding zinc ribbon domain-containing protein: protein MSGDSSHEGIHAVGAYAPRLRISAEEFADAWGNFEASGIEAKAVPEADEDALTMGWEAARRALEVGDVDAADVDWLGFATTNPPMAEEDPTVRLGSFLDVPEDAARQTFTGSTRAGTRALYAALEAETDGLALVVTADCPRGEPSDEREHAAGAGAAAFLVGPDAPAPITDRAEHAEPYPGTRFRRAGSDDVEGIDVTSYDRGAFRETLAAAVESVDAPDDLDAAAVQAPDGGLPYRAAGALGLDNETVYACATVQDLGDTAAASVPLSLATALADGQESILGAAYGSGAGADAFVVAAEGEVPATVDLDGETDLSYAEYLRRRGDVTGGEPSGGAAYVSVPTWQRSIPQRHRLVAGRCPECGALAFPPEGACPDCRALVEFEPVELPRTGDVEAVTSVSRGGEPPEFAVQQQKSGEYGVAIASFDAGDESVSMPLQVVGADTSPAVGDPVTTVIRRIYEQEGVIRYGRKARAEDGA from the coding sequence ATGAGTGGAGATTCTTCCCACGAAGGCATCCACGCCGTCGGCGCGTACGCGCCGCGGCTCCGCATCTCGGCCGAGGAGTTCGCCGACGCCTGGGGGAACTTCGAGGCGTCGGGGATCGAGGCGAAGGCGGTCCCCGAGGCCGACGAGGACGCGCTGACGATGGGCTGGGAGGCCGCCCGACGCGCGCTCGAAGTCGGAGACGTCGACGCGGCCGACGTGGACTGGCTCGGCTTCGCGACGACGAACCCGCCGATGGCCGAGGAGGACCCCACCGTTCGACTCGGCTCGTTCCTCGACGTGCCCGAGGACGCTGCCCGGCAGACCTTCACCGGGAGCACGCGGGCGGGCACGCGAGCGCTGTACGCAGCGCTCGAAGCTGAGACCGACGGCCTCGCGCTGGTCGTGACCGCGGACTGTCCCCGGGGCGAGCCCAGCGACGAGCGCGAGCACGCCGCCGGGGCTGGCGCGGCGGCGTTCCTCGTCGGTCCCGACGCCCCGGCACCGATCACCGACCGCGCGGAGCACGCCGAACCGTACCCGGGGACCCGTTTCCGCCGGGCCGGTAGCGACGACGTCGAGGGTATCGACGTGACCAGCTACGACCGCGGCGCCTTCCGCGAGACGCTCGCGGCCGCGGTCGAGTCCGTGGACGCCCCCGACGACCTCGACGCGGCGGCGGTTCAGGCGCCCGACGGCGGCCTGCCCTACCGCGCCGCCGGTGCGCTGGGTCTGGACAACGAGACGGTCTACGCGTGCGCGACCGTGCAGGACCTGGGCGACACCGCGGCAGCGAGCGTCCCGCTCTCCCTGGCGACGGCCCTGGCGGACGGGCAGGAGTCGATCCTGGGGGCCGCCTACGGCAGCGGTGCGGGCGCGGACGCCTTCGTCGTCGCAGCCGAGGGCGAGGTCCCCGCAACCGTCGACCTCGACGGCGAGACCGACCTCAGCTACGCCGAGTACCTCCGGCGACGGGGCGACGTGACCGGCGGCGAACCCTCCGGCGGCGCGGCGTACGTCTCCGTACCGACCTGGCAGCGATCGATCCCCCAGCGCCACCGACTGGTGGCCGGCCGCTGTCCCGAGTGCGGTGCGCTGGCGTTCCCGCCCGAGGGCGCCTGTCCCGACTGCCGTGCGCTGGTCGAGTTCGAGCCCGTCGAACTCCCGCGAACCGGCGATGTGGAAGCGGTCACGAGCGTCTCCCGGGGCGGTGAACCCCCGGAGTTCGCCGTCCAGCAACAGAAAAGCGGGGAGTACGGCGTCGCCATCGCCTCGTTCGACGCGGGGGACGAGTCGGTCAGCATGCCGCTGCAGGTCGTCGGCGCCGACACGTCGCCGGCCGTGGGCGATCCGGTGACCACCGTGATCCGGCGGATCTACGAGCAGGAGGGCGTGATCCGCTACGGTCGGAAGGCGCGGGCCGAGGACGGGGCGTAG
- a CDS encoding 3-hydroxyacyl-CoA dehydrogenase family protein gives MRVTVIGAGTMGAGIAHVCAAAGHDVSVRDVDPNIVMDAIDTITNRLDAGVDRGYLTESEKEQAIDDLDGTTDLDSALQDAELVIEAVPEDLDLKRELFADAEAVVDQETVLATNTSSMSVTSIAAALKHPERAVGLHFFNPPHKMDLVEVVLAEQTNGATADLAEEFVDGLRKEPVVVTDTPGFASSRLGVALGVEAMRMVENGVASVADIDAAMELGYNHPVGPLELTDRVGLDVRLDICEYLYEELGDRFEPPEILREKVENGDTGKKVGRGFYVWEGGEPKDVADDEDYDIEDVI, from the coding sequence ATGCGAGTCACAGTCATCGGGGCCGGCACGATGGGCGCCGGGATCGCCCACGTCTGTGCGGCCGCGGGCCACGACGTGAGCGTCCGCGACGTCGATCCGAACATCGTGATGGACGCCATCGACACGATCACCAACCGACTCGACGCCGGGGTCGACCGGGGCTATCTCACCGAATCCGAGAAGGAGCAGGCGATCGACGACCTCGACGGGACGACCGACCTGGACTCCGCGCTGCAGGATGCCGAACTGGTGATCGAGGCCGTGCCCGAGGACCTGGACCTCAAACGCGAACTCTTCGCCGACGCGGAGGCCGTGGTCGACCAGGAGACCGTGCTGGCGACCAACACCTCGTCGATGTCGGTCACGTCGATCGCCGCCGCGCTGAAGCACCCCGAGCGAGCGGTCGGGCTCCACTTCTTCAACCCGCCGCACAAGATGGACCTCGTCGAGGTCGTCCTGGCCGAGCAGACGAACGGGGCGACCGCCGACCTCGCCGAGGAGTTCGTCGACGGCCTCCGGAAGGAACCGGTCGTGGTGACGGACACGCCCGGTTTCGCCTCCTCCAGACTCGGGGTCGCGCTGGGCGTCGAGGCCATGCGCATGGTCGAGAACGGCGTCGCCAGCGTCGCGGACATCGACGCAGCGATGGAACTGGGCTACAATCACCCGGTCGGCCCGCTGGAATTGACCGACCGCGTCGGACTGGACGTGCGCCTCGACATCTGTGAGTACCTCTACGAGGAGCTGGGCGATCGGTTCGAACCGCCGGAGATCCTCAGGGAGAAGGTCGAGAACGGCGACACCGGCAAGAAGGTCGGGCGCGGCTTCTACGTCTGGGAGGGCGGCGAACCCAAGGACGTGGCCGACGACGAGGACTACGACATCGAGGACGTGATCTGA
- a CDS encoding DUF655 domain-containing protein has product MSDSESGDPTPETDQETGVVLDYLPHGRTEDDRPQYEKSPLAYVLTESEFGLLEIQVDSDADVQIGDRIPVQRGPESPVERIRTIEHDDLPSGARSELEYVVEEIVTTDEDRFVDFYNEAQPITLRLHQLNLLPGIGKKLRNNILDQRDRRPFQNFEDLEARVSGLHNPRDVLVERILEELREDDLKYRTFVGTDDQD; this is encoded by the coding sequence ATGAGCGACTCCGAGAGCGGCGACCCGACCCCCGAGACCGACCAGGAGACGGGTGTCGTCCTCGACTACCTGCCACACGGTCGCACGGAAGACGACCGACCGCAGTACGAGAAGTCGCCGCTCGCGTACGTCCTGACCGAGTCCGAGTTCGGACTGCTCGAAATCCAGGTCGATTCCGACGCCGACGTCCAGATCGGCGACCGGATCCCGGTCCAGCGCGGCCCGGAGAGCCCGGTCGAACGCATCCGCACGATCGAGCACGACGACCTCCCCAGCGGCGCCCGCTCCGAACTGGAGTACGTCGTCGAGGAGATCGTCACCACCGACGAGGACCGGTTCGTCGACTTCTACAACGAGGCCCAGCCGATCACGCTGCGGCTCCACCAGTTGAACCTGCTGCCCGGCATCGGGAAGAAACTCCGGAACAACATCCTCGACCAGCGAGACCGGCGGCCGTTCCAGAACTTCGAGGATCTGGAAGCACGGGTCAGCGGGCTTCACAACCCCAGAGACGTGTTGGTCGAGCGCATCCTCGAGGAGTTGCGCGAGGACGACCTGAAGTACCGCACGTTCGTCGGCACGGACGATCAGGACTGA
- a CDS encoding HVO_2753 family zinc finger protein, which produces MSESQQKRKQKCISCGINISGTNAAAFKCPDCGHQIYRCSKCRKQSNLYECPDCGFTGP; this is translated from the coding sequence ATGAGCGAGAGTCAGCAAAAGCGAAAGCAGAAGTGCATCTCCTGCGGGATCAACATCTCGGGGACGAACGCGGCCGCGTTCAAGTGTCCGGACTGTGGCCACCAGATCTACCGCTGCTCGAAGTGCCGCAAGCAGAGCAACCTCTACGAGTGCCCCGACTGCGGGTTCACCGGTCCCTGA